The genomic region GGGTAGGGCCGGCAGTGACGAGGATGTGCCGGCCGGAAAGCCTGCCGGTCGCCTTGCCGGCAAGAGCCTGTTCGATCGCCGCAGCGATGGCACGCGGCTCGGGGAATCGGCCGGGGCCGAATTCGCCGCACGCCATCGGCCCCTCGTCGGGGTCGAGCAGTGTCACGCCGTCCGCGCGCAGCTGCGCCACGTTGCGTCGCGTGGCGGCGTGCTGCCACATCCGTACGTTCATCGCAGGCGCGGCGAGGACCGGCTTGTCAGTCGCGAGAAGCAGCGTGGTCGCAAGATCGTCGGCGATTCCCGCAGCCATTTTTGCGAGCAGATCTGCAGTCGCGGGCGCCACGACGACCAGATCGGCCTGCCGGCTGAGCTGGATATGGCCCATCTCCGCTTCGTCCTTGAGATCCCAGAGGCTCGTGTGAACAGGCTCTTCGGACAGCGCCGCCAGCGTCATCGGAGTGACGAAGTGCGCGCCGCCGTCGGTCAGCACGCAGCGCACGGCGATTCCTGCCTTGCGGAGCAGGCGGATCAGCTCGCAGGCCTTGTACGCGGCGATGCCTCCGCCGACGATCAGCAGAACACGCTTCATCGCGTGATCCTCTGGACCCTCACAATGCGTCTGTCGAGCATCTGCCGCCACAGATCGCGCAGCCCGTCCGGCGCAAAGGCCAGTCCGGCGAGCAGCACCGGCGCCACCATCAATCCCCAATAGAAGGTGTCGAGCCGCGCGAAGAGCGCGATCAGCATCGCATAGGCGCCGAGCGTCACTGCCATCCGCAGCCCGAGCGGGTTGTCCCACGCGAGCCAGCCGAACAGCGCCAGGCACACGAGCAAGGAGGCCAGCCAGAGTGGCAGCAACTGTAGCGCTGTCGACAGAATGGCGGCTTTCACGAAGAGGCCGAGGCCCTCCAGGCCCAGCCATCCGGGCGATGCCGCATCCAGCGGGCCGGTGACTCCTGCGACGGCATAGGCGTGGGCGGCCATCACCAGCGCGAATATCAGCAGCGCAGCGCCCCAGCCGGCCGTCTCGCGGCGCTCGCCGTCAGTCCAGGCGAGCCCCGCCATGACGATCACGTACAAGGCAGCAGTCTCGCGAATGAGCATCGCGATCAGCCCCAGCGCGACTGCCTCGACCCAGCGGCCGGGTCGCCGCAGCGCTATCGAAAGCGCCACGAAGAGTGCCGCCCAGATTTCGTGGAAGGCAGCCAGTCCGGGCTGGACGAAGGCGAGCATCGACCCCAGCAGCAGGATACCGGCGCCGATCCGCGGCAGGGTTCGCGGCAATGCCTCGCTCAGCCGCTGCATCCAGACGAAGGCAGTCGCGCCGGCGAGCAGGAAGAGAAGGGCGTAGGTCCACCTTTCCGGCAGCGCGGACTGCACGACCGCCAGCGCCGGCAGACGTACGGTGAAGAAGGGCTGCAGCGGATAGCCGCCCGCGCGCATCGCATCGGCGGCGACGCTGTAATAGCCGCTGCCGCCGTAGCGGATGCCGGCGACGATTTTCTCATAGAGAGCGAGATCGGTTTCGGCTTGCTGGTGGCCGGTTGCGGTGCTGATCTGCGGCGGCTCGGGCACTGCGAGCGTGCCCAGCCCGGCGGCAAGCAGGATCAGGAGCAGCACGGCGGCGATCCGCGCCTGCCCGGAACGGAGCCTGGCGAAGCGGCTCGGCTCCGCAAGCCAGAGCGGAGCGGACGGCGCCATCAGCCGAACAGCAGCTGCGCGGCCACGGCGCCGAGCCCGCCGGAGAATACGGCTACCAGGATGTAGCGCCAGCCGCCGTTCACGCGCACGACTTCGATCGAGCGCAGCGGCGGGGCAGGCGGCGCGCCGCCTGGCGGCGGGAATCGCAGCTCGATGTTGCGGATCAGTTCGGGAAGACGCGCGAGCGTACGGAAATCCTCGACCAGCCGGTCGGCAACCGCGGCTTCAGGACCAAGCTCGGTGCGGATCCACTCGCGCACGAAGGGTTCGGCTGCCTCCCAGAGGTTGATATCGGGATCGAGCGCGGTGGCGACGCCTTCGACCATCACCATGGTCTTCTGGAGCAGCAGCAGGTGCGGCTGGGTCTGCATGTCAAAGTCGCGGGTGATGTTGAACAGCGAATCGAGCATCATCCCGATCGACATGTCCTTGACCGGCAGGCCGCGCATCGGCTCGCCGACCGCGCGCAGCGCCGTCGCGAATTCGGCGACATTGTGATGCGGTGGCACATAGCCGGCTTCGAAGTGAATCTCGGCGACACGCTTATAATTGCCG from Sphingosinithalassobacter sp. CS137 harbors:
- the coaBC gene encoding bifunctional phosphopantothenoylcysteine decarboxylase/phosphopantothenate--cysteine ligase CoaBC; protein product: MKRVLLIVGGGIAAYKACELIRLLRKAGIAVRCVLTDGGAHFVTPMTLAALSEEPVHTSLWDLKDEAEMGHIQLSRQADLVVVAPATADLLAKMAAGIADDLATTLLLATDKPVLAAPAMNVRMWQHAATRRNVAQLRADGVTLLDPDEGPMACGEFGPGRFPEPRAIAAAIEQALAGKATGRLSGRHILVTAGPTHEPIDPVRYIANRSSGRQGFAIAEALAALGARVTLVAGPVTLATPPGVTRLDVETAQEMANAVATALPADAAIMVAAVADWRVDAAPQKLKKTEAAPALSFSHNPDILAMLAKSPHRPRLLVGFAAETERVVEHATEKRARKGADWIVANDVSGDVMGGDANTVHLVTAEGIEHWERMAKPEVARKLAERIADAL